The following DNA comes from Aneurinibacillus sp. REN35.
TTCTCAGCCATAACTTTAATCGGAGCCAGGCTTACAAGGTGCTCGCCACCCAGACCAATCGGGAATTTATTGTCCGCGACGATTTTGCGTACGTATTCTTCAATCGCATCCAGACTGCGCTGAGCACTGCCAAACGGAAGCGGAATATCCCCCGCATCAAAATAAGCAACTTCACTAAGTTCACGATCTGCATACGGGCTGTAGTCTTCTAGGTTAATCGACACTTCGCGAATACGGGTCGGACCGAAGCGGGAGCCAGGGCGAAAACTGGTTGTCCAATCCATCGGCATGCCATAGATGACAGCCTGTGCGTCTTCATATGTGCTCTGTGCTTCAAAGAATGCATGCCCGCTGTAAGATGGGTTAAAAAAATGCACGGCAACTCCTCCTTATTTCACCAGATCTTCTACAAACTTCGGTAGCACAAACGCTGCGTGGTGCAAGCGCGGTGTATAGTACTTTGTCTCGCGTTCTGGAATGCTTTGTACATCTACCGCTTCCGGATCGTACTTTTTCGAGCCGATTTGGAATACCCACATGCCGCTTGGATATGTTGGGATGTTCGCTATATATGCTTTCGCAATCGGGAAGATCTCTTTGATATCTTTATTTACTTTACGAATCAGGTCAGCTTTGAACCACGGGTTGTCCGTCTGTGCAACAAACATGCCGTCTTCTTTCAGGGCTTCATAGATACCTTGATAGAAACCGCGCTCAAACAACGGAGCTGCCGGGCCAACCGGTTCTGTAGAATCTACCATAATTACATCATAGAGGTTTTTGCTTTTAACAATATGCATAAAGCCATCGTCAACCTGTACATCTACACGCGGATTATCAAGTTCACAGGCGATTTCCGGAAGGTATTTCTTGGAATACTCAATAACCTTGCCGTCAATATCTACTAACGTCGCTTTTTTAACCTTCTCGTGTTTCATAATTTCACGGATGACACCGCCGTCACCGCCGCCAACAACAAGCACATTCTCCGGATTTGGATGCGTATTAAGAACCGGATGCGCTACCATTTCATGGTAGACGAACTCATCTTTTTGTGAAGTCATCACCATGCCGTCAAGGAACAACATGTTACCGAACTCTTCCGTCTCCACCATATCAAGCTTTTGGAATTCGGTCTGTTCTGTATGTAAAGTTTTATTAACTTTAATCGTAATACCAAAGTTTTCGGTTTGCTTTTCTGTGAACCAGAATCCACCCATCTTTTCCAGTCTCCTTTCGCATTTTCACAGATGTGAAAAGCGGTATATTTTGCAATGATCCTTAGCGAGAATCCTCTAAAACAAGTAAATTATATAGGACTCACTCCAAAAATCAAGCACTCATTTTTTATCTTACCCCATCTGCCTGCCACTTCCCAGAAAACTGAATTAAAAATCATCAAACTTTTACATTTTTTCTCCGTATAACCTTATGTATCCATTTCATTTTCTAAAGGAGGAAGCCGCTTGTGAAATCAATAAAGAAAAAAATGCTGGCAGCATCATTAACTGTCGCCATTAGTATCCCTTCCTTTGCATCAGCCGCCACCTTGGCGCCGGATGCGCCTGTTTCTCTACGAACACTGGGGGAAGAAGCCGGAGCCGTGGTCACATGGGATCAGACAACGCATACAGCAACATTACGATTGGATGATCTTACTGTACTCATCACAAAAGACAGCGATCACATGATCGTCAACGGGAAGAGCATTGCACTTCCAGGAAAAGCGAAAATTGTAGACGGTCGAATTATGGTTCACGCTTCTGCTCTGCATACGTATCTAGCCGATAAAAAAGAGGTAAAAGACCAGCTCAAAACAGCAACCAACTTTATCGAGGCGATGCAAAAAGAGCAATTCGACAAAGCAGTGCGCGATTTCTCCCCAGCTCTACTCAAGGTTCGAAGCGAAAAGCAAATGAAAGGCTACTGGGAAGCCCTTCCCAAAGAACTCAATGCTGGACAGCTTAAGGAAGTCGGCAAAGCGGTCTGGAAAAACAAAAACGCGGTGCATACAAGTATCGAAATCCCCCTCGTCTTTGAGAAAGCAACGGTGCCAATCAGCATCAACCTAAATAAACAAGGACAGATCAATGATTTTATGATCTCCCTCATGCCTGCCGCACCGAAAATAGCGAATGACCCTACATACAGCAAGAAAGACACCTTCACAGAAAAAGAAGTCACCGTTGGAGAAGGAACCTTTGCTCTCTCCGGTACAATCACGATGCCAAAAGGCGATGGACCCTTCCCGGCAGTAGTACTTGTCCAAGGCTCCGGAGCGCTTGATCAGGATGAAACAGCATTCGCACTTAAACCGTTCCGCGACTTGGCCCACGGGCTCGCTTCCCAAAATATCGCGGTGCTGCGCTACAATAAGCGAACCTTTGAACATCCAGCCAAGACAATGTTTGATCGTAATCATACCGTAGATAAAGAGACGACGGACGATGCTCTGCTTGCTGCTGATCTGCTTGCAAACACAGCCAATATTGATAAGAATCGAATCTATGTGATCGGCCACAGCCAAGGCGGCCTGATGCTTCCGCGCATCTTAGAAAAAGGCGCAGATAAGATAGCAGGAGGCATCTCTCTTGCCGGTCCTGCACGCACGTTGCCGGATATTATGCTTGATCAATTCGATTATCTCGCCTCTGTTGGGCAGTTGCCTAAAGATCAGCTTGAACCAATGAAAAAACAGATCGAATATTTAAAAGACCCTAGCTTCTCTGGAGAAAACCCGCCTGAAGATTTCAATTTGGGTCTGCCTATGTTCTGGGATTCAATCCGCAGCATTAAGGCAGCAGATGACGCCAAAAACCAGACCACACCGCTTCTTATCCTGCAAGGAGAGCGCGATTATCAGGTAATGGCTGATCCTGAATTCAAAACATGGAAAGAAACGTTAGCACATCGCAGCGATGTGACATACAAGCTCTATCCAAAGCTCAATCACTTCTTTACAGAGGGAGAAGGGGCAATGAGCAAACCAGATGAGTACTTTATGCCAGCCAACATCCCATCCTATGTGATCGACGACATTACGAATTGGATCACCAAGACGAAGAAATAAAATAAAAACCATTGCCTGCATGTTGTACTGCGGGCAATGGTTTCACTTTTCTGCAAAGGTAACTGATCAGTTGCCGGTTTCTAGCTTACCGCCCATCCGGCCTACGACCAGTACCACAATGACACAAAGCACTGGGATCACAAGCTCTGCAAACGTATTTCCCTGCAGCATGCCATGCACGAAAGCGTCAGAGGTAAACATCTCGCCCGCCGTCCATCCAAGCACAGCGGCCCCGAGCATAATGAACCATGAGTAGCGGTTCATTAATGACATGATAAAGGTGCTGCCCCATACGATAATCGGAATGCTGAGCACAAGGCCCGCCATCAGAAGATAAAAATTCCCTCCGGCCGCTCCGGCTACGCCAAGCACATTATCTAGTCCCATGACAAAGTCCGCCACAATGATCGTTTTTACCGCTGCCCAAAAGCTTGTTCCCTGCTTAATCTCCGTCTCTTCATCTTCTTCTCTCAGAAGCTTAATGGCAATCCACAGCAGGAGCAGACTTCCGATGACCTCGATAAACGGAATCTCCAGAAGATAGGCAGCGATTAATGTTAGAATGATCCGCAGCACAATCGCTCCTACCGTCCCGATCAGTATCGCTTTCTTCTTATGCTCCTCCGGCAGCTTGCGGCAGGCCAGCGCTATCACCACCGCATTATCTCCGCTTAGCACGAGATTAATTAAGATGATTTGTAGGAGAATAATCATCCAATCCATGTATGTTCCTCCCATTACGTTTACAGGTAGCATAACCAAAAAATAATAGATTACGCTTCTTCGTTAATAACCACGCTCTTGCCACGCATCTTCAGCACGATCGGAATCGCAAGCCACAGCATCGATAGCACGATAAAGACAAGAGACAGCGGCTTCTCCAGAAAAATTGTAAAGTCGCCGTTGGAGATCGTCAGCGCACGCCGCATGTTATTTTCAATCATTGGCCCTAATACCAAGCCAAGCACAAGCGGCGCAAGCGGAAAATCGTTTTTGGCAAAGAAATAACCAAGCACACCGCAAAGAAGCAGAAGCATAAGGTCAAAAATACTGATCTGCACCGCATAAACACCAAAGACTGAGATTGCGATAATAATCGGAATCAGATATTTGGGCGGCGTCTCAATAATCTTAGCAAAGACTTTGACCAACGGTAGATTCAAAATCAAGAGCATAAGGTTACCGATGAACATACTGGCAATCAATCCCCAGGCAACCGTCGGATGATCGCTGAACAGAAGCGGACCTGGCTGTACGTTGTACATAATCAGCGCGCCCATCAGAATCGCGGTTGTACCCGAACCAGGGATACCAAGCGTCAGAAGCGGAATCATTGCGCCGCCGGAAGCTGCATTATTAGCGGACTCCGGTGCAGCCACGCCTTCAATCGCTCCCTTTCCGAATTTATCCTTGTTTTTGCTAACCTTCTTCTCAAGAATATAGGAGAAGAAAGAGGCAAGCGTCGCTCCGGCTCCCGGGAGAATACCAATAAAAAAGCCCAGCAGCGAACCGCGTGTAATGGGGCCGGCGCTATCACGCAGATCTTCTTTTGTCGGCAGAATACGGCCGACCTTCGCTACCTCACCCTCTAAGTGTTCGCGTTCAAGAATGGTCTTAAACACTTCACCAAGTGCAAACAGCCCTACTGCAATCGTCAGAAACTCAAACCCTTGATACAATTGGGGTACATCATACGTAAAACGTGCTACACCAGAGACATTATCGATCCCCACCGTAGCAAGAAGCAATCCCAATACGGTCATAATCAGCGCTTTGGTCATCGACTTCCCGGCCAAGCCGCTGACTGCACATAGCCCAAGAATCATTAAAGAGAAATAATCGGCCGGACCAAACTTTAATGCGACAGCAGACAATGGCTGCGCAAGTAAAATCAAGCCAACAAGAGAGACAATACCTGCTACAAAAGAGCCGATAGCGGCGATGCTCAGGGCAGATCCTGCACGTCCCTTCCTTGCCATCTGATATCCGTCAAGCGTGGTCACAACCGAGGACGACTCCCCCGGTGTGTTCAATAGAATGGATGTGGTTGAACCACCGTACATCG
Coding sequences within:
- the speE gene encoding polyamine aminopropyltransferase; the protein is MGGFWFTEKQTENFGITIKVNKTLHTEQTEFQKLDMVETEEFGNMLFLDGMVMTSQKDEFVYHEMVAHPVLNTHPNPENVLVVGGGDGGVIREIMKHEKVKKATLVDIDGKVIEYSKKYLPEIACELDNPRVDVQVDDGFMHIVKSKNLYDVIMVDSTEPVGPAAPLFERGFYQGIYEALKEDGMFVAQTDNPWFKADLIRKVNKDIKEIFPIAKAYIANIPTYPSGMWVFQIGSKKYDPEAVDVQSIPERETKYYTPRLHHAAFVLPKFVEDLVK
- a CDS encoding alpha/beta fold hydrolase, with the translated sequence MKSIKKKMLAASLTVAISIPSFASAATLAPDAPVSLRTLGEEAGAVVTWDQTTHTATLRLDDLTVLITKDSDHMIVNGKSIALPGKAKIVDGRIMVHASALHTYLADKKEVKDQLKTATNFIEAMQKEQFDKAVRDFSPALLKVRSEKQMKGYWEALPKELNAGQLKEVGKAVWKNKNAVHTSIEIPLVFEKATVPISINLNKQGQINDFMISLMPAAPKIANDPTYSKKDTFTEKEVTVGEGTFALSGTITMPKGDGPFPAVVLVQGSGALDQDETAFALKPFRDLAHGLASQNIAVLRYNKRTFEHPAKTMFDRNHTVDKETTDDALLAADLLANTANIDKNRIYVIGHSQGGLMLPRILEKGADKIAGGISLAGPARTLPDIMLDQFDYLASVGQLPKDQLEPMKKQIEYLKDPSFSGENPPEDFNLGLPMFWDSIRSIKAADDAKNQTTPLLILQGERDYQVMADPEFKTWKETLAHRSDVTYKLYPKLNHFFTEGEGAMSKPDEYFMPANIPSYVIDDITNWITKTKK
- a CDS encoding TerC family protein → MDWMIILLQIILINLVLSGDNAVVIALACRKLPEEHKKKAILIGTVGAIVLRIILTLIAAYLLEIPFIEVIGSLLLLWIAIKLLREEDEETEIKQGTSFWAAVKTIIVADFVMGLDNVLGVAGAAGGNFYLLMAGLVLSIPIIVWGSTFIMSLMNRYSWFIMLGAAVLGWTAGEMFTSDAFVHGMLQGNTFAELVIPVLCVIVVLVVGRMGGKLETGN
- a CDS encoding tripartite tricarboxylate transporter permease, which codes for MDVLQFLGHGFAVAMQWQNLVYAFVGVLIGTAVGVLPGIGPMSGVALLIPVTATLTSGAAPEDAAASSIILLAGVYYGAMYGGSTTSILLNTPGESSSVVTTLDGYQMARKGRAGSALSIAAIGSFVAGIVSLVGLILLAQPLSAVALKFGPADYFSLMILGLCAVSGLAGKSMTKALIMTVLGLLLATVGIDNVSGVARFTYDVPQLYQGFEFLTIAVGLFALGEVFKTILEREHLEGEVAKVGRILPTKEDLRDSAGPITRGSLLGFFIGILPGAGATLASFFSYILEKKVSKNKDKFGKGAIEGVAAPESANNAASGGAMIPLLTLGIPGSGTTAILMGALIMYNVQPGPLLFSDHPTVAWGLIASMFIGNLMLLILNLPLVKVFAKIIETPPKYLIPIIIAISVFGVYAVQISIFDLMLLLLCGVLGYFFAKNDFPLAPLVLGLVLGPMIENNMRRALTISNGDFTIFLEKPLSLVFIVLSMLWLAIPIVLKMRGKSVVINEEA